Sequence from the Acidimicrobiales bacterium genome:
GAAGCCGGCCCTGTCGCGCACCGACCACTCCCACTCCCGACGCTGGAGGAACCGGAACTGATCGGGAAACGTGTCGTTGTTGAGCGTGGTCTCGATCTGGAACACGTTCACCCCGCTGGCGGCGATGTGCCGACCCATGCGCCAGTTGGAGGAGTGGAGCTCGGACCGGTGCTGGTCCATGAACGAGCGGCTGTGCTGCATGGTGCGAACGTTGTGGTGATGGCGAAGGCTTCGGTAGCCGGCCAAGCCGGTGGCGACGCTCTTGTGGCCGCCGTCCATGGGAACCAGGTCGATGTTGACGTAGACAACGAGGTCGCTGGTGGCCGCACGCCGGTTGATCTCCACGTCCTCGCCGGCGTCGGTCAGCCCGAGGTGGAGCATGCCGTCGGGGTCCTCGGCGTCGTGCTGGGTGAGCAGCCCGTGGGGAGCGAAGCCGTCGTACACACGGTCGCCGAGGATGTGTCGCAGCTCGGGCTCGGTCATCCGCCGGTGGAGGGCGAGCGCGGCGACCAGCACCACGTCGTCGACGCCGGCCTCGGCGGCCATGTCGAGCACCGCCTCGATCACCCGCTGGCGGATGTCGGGGCTGCGCATCGGCGGCAGGGGGAGCGAGATGTCGTCGAAGGCGATGGTGAGACGCATGCCGGCACGTAGCAGGGCGGGCAGGGGCTTGCTGTCGCCGAGCGGGTTGCGCAGGGCGTGGCGGATGGCGGCGTCGGGGTCCTCGAGGGGCCGGTGGGCCTCCGGCGGGTAGACCACCCGCGAGCCGACGGGCAGGCGCTCGAGACGGAAGCCCTCGCCGTGCCACATCAGCGTCGGCGGCGTCGAGCGATCGACCTCGAGCACGAAGCCGGGGCGGGGACTCATCCGGTCACTCCTGTCTTGCGCCAGCGAGCTTGCTCGCGCAGGTCGAACACGACCTTCGTGGCACCCCGCCGGCCGGCGGACCCTGCGTGCTCCACGGCGTCCTGGAATCGCTCGAGCGGGTAGTGGGCGGACACCAGGCGGTCCAGGCCGGCGTGGTCGACGAGCTCGAAGGCGAGCTCGAACGTGCGCGGGCGAGACCCGTTACCGCCTGTCGACTCCCGACCGTACGCGTAGGCGCCGGTCAGGCTGATCTCCCGGTGCCACAGGGGCGTCAGGTCGATGCGGGTCGCGCCGGGCATGCCCACCAGGATGACCCGACCTCGGGGTCGGACGACGGAGAGAGCGTGCTCGATCGAATCGGCGCTGCCCACGCAGTCGAGCACGACGTCGGCACCGCCCGTCAGCTGGGCGCCGGCGGCGAGCGAGCGGGTGAGCCGGCGAACGGCCCGGGGGACCTCGCCGGGATCGACGACCAGGTCGGCACCGAGCGCCGAGGCCAGCTGTCGCTGGGCCGGATGCTTGGCACCCGCCAACAGCGTGCCGGGGAGGGTCAGCTGGCGGAGAGCGGCGATGGTGCACAGGCCGAGTGTCCCGGCGCCGAGCACGACGACGGTGGATCCCTCCGTCACGCCGGCGGAGAGGGCGGCGTGGACTGCACAGGCCGCCGGCTCCACCATGACGGCGGCTTCGTCGCTCAGCCGGTCGGGGACGGGATGGAGCTGGCTGGTGTGGGCGACGAGGCCGTCGGACCAGCCGCCACCGGTGTCGGCGCAGTAGCCGGTCTGGAGCCCGGCCTTGAGGTGGCCGAAGGCGACCCGCTCGCAGCCACCTGTGTCGCCGACGGCGCACGCCGGGCAGGGAGGGTCGACCCCCCGGGCCCGGCAGCCCAGCACGGGCTCGATGACGACGCGGCCGGTCAGCGCGCGGTCAGCGCCCTCCACGTCGCCGACCACCTCGTGCCCGGGGACGAAGGGGAGGCTGACGATGGGCTCGAAGTAGCGCGAGCTCTTGCCGTCCAGAGTCGTGAGGTCGGAGCCGCAGATCCCGGCCAGGCGGGGCCGCACCCGGGTCCAGCCGGGGCCGGGAAGGTCGGGTGGGTCGATGTCGGTCAGCCGCAGGGGAGCCACGGTCACGCCCCGACCGGAGCCGAGCGACGAGACAACTCGAGCCGCCGCGTAGCGGGGGATGCTCCGCTCGAACAGGAGCGCCTTCATGACACCTCGCTCGGCGTCGCCGGGCGGGGGGCGAAAGGAAGCAGGTGCCGGGGAGCGCCGGGTGACCTGGTCCAGTTCTCGACGTGCCAGCCGCGCTTGCGGGCGATGGTCGCCAGTTTGGCCTCGGGGTTGACGGCGACGGGGTGGCCCACCGCCTCCAGCATGGGCAGGTCGCTGCTCGAGTCGGCGTAGGCGACGGACTCGGAGAGGGAGAGGCCCTCGGTCTCGGCGTAGTCGGCCATGACCATGGCGCGGGCTTCGCCGGTCGGTGGCGGCTCGACGAGCTCGCCGATCATGCGACCGTCGCGCTCGGCCAGGCGGGCGCAGACGATGTCGTCGAATAGCGGGCGCAACGGCTCCACGACGAGGTCGATGGCTCCCGTGATCAGCAGCGTCCGGTGGCCCCGACTGCGGTGGTCGCGGACCCGCCGGATACCGTCCGGGAACGACTTGGCCAGGATGAGGGCGCTGAACATCTCCCACGCGTCGGCGCGCACCTGCTCCGCCGGGGCCTCGTCGTAGTGACGGTAGAAGGCGCGTAGGAAGTCGCCCCGGTCGCGACGGTCGAGCGCCAGCATGCCAGGCACCTCGCGCAGCGTGCGGAGGGTGAAGCGCAGCCGGTCGCCCTCGTTGAGGTGGCGGGTTGCCAGCCAGGCGTAGGACTCGACCACGTTGGAGGCGACGAGGGTGTTCTCGAGGTCGAAGGCGGCGAGATGACGCTCCGGTGCGAGGACGGCTCGGAGTCCGCGCTCGGCGCGCGTCGGCCCGACCCGTGGCCCCGGAGTGGTGCGGACTCGGGCCTGGGTGACCACCGACGGCAGGTGCACCTCGTGGAGATAGTGGGCCCAGTCGATGACGGCGGGGTCGAAGCAGAGGGCTCGCCGATCGGCGTCGTCGGTCCGCTCCCACAGCGACAGCAACCGGTCGACCCGGAAGCGGGCTTCGGTCTCGGCGTACGACCCGTACAGCTCCACGTAGCTGAGCGCCCGCTCGGCCTGCTGTCGCCGCTCCTCCAGATGTGAGGCCAGCTCGGCGCGGCGGCCCCGGAGCGGCAGGGCGCCCATGAGCCGCTCGGCCGCCTCCAGCCCCTTGCCGGCCCGGCTGAGCTGGCGCTGCACCTTGCCCCTACCGGGGAACGACCAGTTGGGCACCACGATGGGCTGGCCGCGCGAGTCGTACAAGGGGTGCTCGGTGAACCACGACTCGGCCAGGCTCACCAGGTGGTCGTAGCGCAGCGGGTTCCTCGTGCCCGAGGCCACCTGGTAGACATCGGGCTGCTCCGGCGGACCCTCGGCGGCCACGGCAAGGATGGCGGCCACGACCAGGTCCACTGGGATGACGTCGACCACGCCTTCGGGCACGCCCGGGAACTGTCCGAGCAGACCCCGCGCGTACGAGATGATCACGGGCTCGGCCATGCGGAATCCCCTGATCCATCCGGGATGGGGCTCGGCCAGGGCCGACTCGATGATCGACGGTCGCACGATCGTGAGCGGAAGGTCGCCGCGGTTCTCGAGGAGGGCCCGCTCGCCGAGGGCCTTGGTGTAGGCGTAGGCGTCGGGCCAGCCCAAAGACTGGGCCCGGGTGCGACCCAGCGCGACAAGGTGCTCCTTCACCCACTCGTCGCGGAGGCGTTCCGCTCGTTCGGCCAGCAGGGGGCCGCCGGCCGCCCCGAGCTCGCCCCTGGCCGCCTTGGTGAAGTGGGCCAGACGCTCGGGCTGTCGGCTCTCGGCGTCGGCGTCGGAGCGGGCCCGGCGGGCGGCGGCGACCTCGGCCCGCCAGTCTGCGTGTGTGGCGTAGGCGGTCTCGGTCAGCAGCGCCTCGGGCGCGTCGCCCCGGCGGGTGCCGGCTACGTAGGCGGTGGAGACGGCGATCAGGTGCGGACCGGGC
This genomic interval carries:
- a CDS encoding lactate racemase domain-containing protein; translated protein: MSPRPGFVLEVDRSTPPTLMWHGEGFRLERLPVGSRVVYPPEAHRPLEDPDAAIRHALRNPLGDSKPLPALLRAGMRLTIAFDDISLPLPPMRSPDIRQRVIEAVLDMAAEAGVDDVVLVAALALHRRMTEPELRHILGDRVYDGFAPHGLLTQHDAEDPDGMLHLGLTDAGEDVEINRRAATSDLVVYVNIDLVPMDGGHKSVATGLAGYRSLRHHHNVRTMQHSRSFMDQHRSELHSSNWRMGRHIAASGVNVFQIETTLNNDTFPDQFRFLQRREWEWSVRDRAGFLAVSKSLERTPERLARSIFQSIRAPHAMTSVQAGEVEAVHTQAAEHLKVQQSVEVAGQTDVLTMGLPYLCPYNVNSVMNPVLVMCLGLGYLFNMYRGKPLVRPGGALIMSHPTPWAFDPVHHPSYIDFFEQVLPETTDPLDIEAKYEEAFATDPWYIHLYRTGHAYHGVHPFYMWYWGAHALQHLGAVIVVGGDRRAVRRLGFKPASGLGDALEMAEDVVGPDPSITHLHAPPLLMANVS
- a CDS encoding zinc-binding dehydrogenase, which codes for MKALLFERSIPRYAAARVVSSLGSGRGVTVAPLRLTDIDPPDLPGPGWTRVRPRLAGICGSDLTTLDGKSSRYFEPIVSLPFVPGHEVVGDVEGADRALTGRVVIEPVLGCRARGVDPPCPACAVGDTGGCERVAFGHLKAGLQTGYCADTGGGWSDGLVAHTSQLHPVPDRLSDEAAVMVEPAACAVHAALSAGVTEGSTVVVLGAGTLGLCTIAALRQLTLPGTLLAGAKHPAQRQLASALGADLVVDPGEVPRAVRRLTRSLAAGAQLTGGADVVLDCVGSADSIEHALSVVRPRGRVILVGMPGATRIDLTPLWHREISLTGAYAYGRESTGGNGSRPRTFELAFELVDHAGLDRLVSAHYPLERFQDAVEHAGSAGRRGATKVVFDLREQARWRKTGVTG
- a CDS encoding HAD-IB family hydrolase, with product MIGEALRGKRIAVTGATGFLGTALVERLLRTIPDCEVAILVRPGRRATAAHRLQREILRNDCFNRLRAELGDRFDAETSRRLRVISGDVGQEGLGLEPDESDVLAGCDVVIHSAATVSFDAPLDTAVEVNLLGPSRLAETLGETGRPGPHLIAVSTAYVAGTRRGDAPEALLTETAYATHADWRAEVAAARRARSDADAESRQPERLAHFTKAARGELGAAGGPLLAERAERLRDEWVKEHLVALGRTRAQSLGWPDAYAYTKALGERALLENRGDLPLTIVRPSIIESALAEPHPGWIRGFRMAEPVIISYARGLLGQFPGVPEGVVDVIPVDLVVAAILAVAAEGPPEQPDVYQVASGTRNPLRYDHLVSLAESWFTEHPLYDSRGQPIVVPNWSFPGRGKVQRQLSRAGKGLEAAERLMGALPLRGRRAELASHLEERRQQAERALSYVELYGSYAETEARFRVDRLLSLWERTDDADRRALCFDPAVIDWAHYLHEVHLPSVVTQARVRTTPGPRVGPTRAERGLRAVLAPERHLAAFDLENTLVASNVVESYAWLATRHLNEGDRLRFTLRTLREVPGMLALDRRDRGDFLRAFYRHYDEAPAEQVRADAWEMFSALILAKSFPDGIRRVRDHRSRGHRTLLITGAIDLVVEPLRPLFDDIVCARLAERDGRMIGELVEPPPTGEARAMVMADYAETEGLSLSESVAYADSSSDLPMLEAVGHPVAVNPEAKLATIARKRGWHVENWTRSPGAPRHLLPFAPRPATPSEVS